The Bradyrhizobium ottawaense genome window below encodes:
- a CDS encoding ferredoxin reductase family protein, which produces MEKLKRVFWGGLAVLVLLWLIAEPQPFGPGPFFPLRERMVQLSGVLAIVCMSMAMILALRPRWPEAWLGGLDKMYRLHKWLGIAALVTAIIHWLWANAPKWAVGWGLLTRPQRGERPTIENPIEAFLAGLHGPAEGLGEWAFYGAVVLIALALIQMFPYRLFYKTHRLLAVAYLVLVFHAVTLMKFSYWMSPLGWIVGALLAFGTWAAAVALLRRIGARRQVHGRITALKYYPGVRAIETEIEVPHGWPGHRPGQFAFATSDVSEGAHPYTIASCWNAAEPRIIFITKELGDHTSRLREKLRVGQEVKVEGPYGCFTFDDDCSHQIWIGGGIGITPFVARMKQMVMPKDIPGCSVAQAVDLFHTTTDVDEEALGKLAADARSANVRLHVLIDARHGRLTGERIREAVPQWREASIWFCGPAGFGEALRRDLSAHGFPVEQRFHQELFAMR; this is translated from the coding sequence ATGGAGAAGCTCAAACGGGTATTTTGGGGCGGCTTGGCGGTTCTCGTCCTCCTGTGGCTGATTGCGGAGCCCCAGCCATTTGGGCCGGGCCCCTTCTTCCCACTTCGCGAGAGGATGGTGCAGCTGAGCGGCGTCCTGGCGATCGTTTGCATGAGCATGGCGATGATCCTCGCGCTGCGACCACGTTGGCCGGAGGCGTGGCTGGGTGGCCTCGACAAGATGTACCGCTTGCACAAATGGCTCGGTATCGCTGCCCTCGTGACTGCCATTATCCATTGGCTCTGGGCCAATGCCCCGAAATGGGCGGTCGGTTGGGGTTTGCTGACCCGACCGCAGCGTGGAGAAAGACCCACCATCGAGAATCCCATCGAGGCCTTCCTTGCGGGCCTGCATGGACCGGCGGAGGGGCTGGGCGAGTGGGCCTTCTACGGCGCCGTCGTGCTGATTGCCTTGGCGCTCATTCAAATGTTCCCCTATCGGCTCTTCTACAAGACGCATCGGCTCCTCGCCGTCGCGTATCTGGTATTGGTGTTTCACGCCGTCACGCTGATGAAGTTCAGCTACTGGATGTCGCCGCTCGGCTGGATCGTGGGGGCGCTGCTTGCGTTCGGGACATGGGCGGCGGCTGTCGCGCTGTTGCGGCGCATTGGCGCCCGTCGCCAGGTCCACGGCAGGATCACCGCGCTCAAATATTATCCCGGCGTCAGGGCAATCGAGACCGAGATCGAGGTGCCCCATGGATGGCCGGGCCATAGGCCGGGCCAGTTCGCCTTCGCCACGTCCGATGTCTCCGAGGGCGCGCATCCCTACACGATCGCCTCGTGCTGGAATGCCGCAGAGCCCAGGATCATCTTCATCACCAAGGAACTCGGGGACCACACCAGCCGGCTGCGGGAGAAGCTCCGTGTCGGGCAGGAGGTGAAGGTGGAAGGTCCCTATGGCTGTTTCACTTTCGACGACGATTGCTCGCACCAGATCTGGATCGGCGGTGGTATCGGCATCACGCCCTTCGTTGCCCGCATGAAACAGATGGTCATGCCGAAGGATATTCCAGGTTGCTCCGTCGCGCAGGCGGTTGACCTCTTTCACACCACCACTGATGTGGATGAGGAAGCCCTCGGCAAGCTCGCAGCAGATGCGCGCTCGGCGAATGTTCGTCTCCACGTCCTCATCGACGCCCGTCACGGACGACTGACCGGCGAACGCATTCGCGAAGCCGTACCGCAATGGCGCGAGGCGAGCATCTGGTTCTGTGGTCCGGCGGGTTTCGGGGAAGCGCTCAGACGAGACCTTAGCGCGCACGGCTTCCCCGTCGAACAGCGGTTTCATCAGGAGCTGTTCGCGATGCGATGA
- a CDS encoding amidohydrolase: MTPELHQKLTAWRRHLHAHPELSLQEKETAAFVQDKLTELGIPFEAGIGGHGIVATLTRGHARSRVGLRADMDALPITEDTGLAYASRTSGVMHACGHDGHTASLLGAAALLAADSSWSGTVDFIFQPAEEGFGGSRAMVAAGLFDRFPMERVFGFHNWPGLAAGTIAVHDGVVMASGGRITITIEGHAGHAGMPHLTRDPVMAAGHLIVALQSVVSRSVDPLDTAVLSLCTIEGGTAPNQIAGRVTIRGTLRYHREAVKDTILDGIERTCAGIATSFGVKVTPEIVWGVGVVINTPAEAGLARIAAEKVQAEVRRDLAPSMAGEDFAHYLQQRPGAFVWIGNGELRDGAELHGPRYDFNDAILPVASSWMAEVAKAALASN, from the coding sequence TTGACACCCGAGCTGCACCAGAAACTGACCGCGTGGCGCCGGCACCTTCACGCGCACCCGGAGCTGTCGCTTCAGGAGAAGGAGACCGCCGCTTTCGTGCAGGACAAGCTCACCGAGCTCGGGATTCCCTTCGAGGCGGGCATCGGCGGCCACGGCATCGTCGCGACCTTGACGCGCGGGCATGCGCGCAGCCGCGTCGGCTTGCGCGCTGACATGGATGCACTGCCGATCACCGAAGATACCGGGCTTGCCTACGCCTCCAGGACATCAGGCGTGATGCATGCCTGCGGCCATGACGGACACACCGCCTCGCTGCTCGGCGCCGCTGCGCTGCTCGCCGCCGACAGCAGCTGGAGCGGCACGGTCGATTTCATCTTCCAGCCGGCCGAGGAAGGTTTTGGCGGCTCGCGCGCGATGGTCGCGGCCGGGCTGTTCGACCGCTTTCCGATGGAACGGGTGTTCGGCTTTCACAATTGGCCGGGCCTTGCCGCCGGCACCATCGCCGTGCATGACGGCGTCGTCATGGCCTCCGGCGGACGCATCACCATCACCATCGAGGGCCATGCCGGCCACGCCGGCATGCCGCATCTGACGCGCGATCCGGTGATGGCGGCCGGTCATCTGATCGTGGCCCTGCAATCAGTGGTCTCGCGCAGCGTCGATCCGCTCGACACCGCCGTGCTGTCGCTCTGCACCATCGAAGGCGGCACCGCGCCGAACCAGATCGCCGGACGCGTCACCATCCGCGGCACGCTGCGGTACCACCGCGAGGCGGTCAAGGACACCATCCTCGACGGCATCGAACGGACCTGCGCCGGCATCGCGACCAGCTTTGGCGTCAAGGTGACGCCCGAGATCGTCTGGGGTGTGGGTGTGGTGATCAACACGCCCGCTGAAGCGGGCCTTGCGCGGATCGCCGCCGAGAAGGTGCAGGCCGAGGTGCGGCGCGACCTCGCGCCCAGCATGGCCGGCGAGGATTTTGCCCACTATCTCCAGCAGCGGCCGGGCGCCTTCGTCTGGATCGGCAACGGCGAATTGCGCGACGGCGCCGAGCTGCACGGCCCGCGCTACGATTTCAATGACGCGATCCTGCCGGTGGCGTCGAGCTGGATGGCGGAAGTCGCCAAGGCGGCGCTGGCGTCGAACTAG
- a CDS encoding DUF72 domain-containing protein, with translation MARVLVGTSGWHYDSWRGPFFPEGVTLKQQLRYYAGQFDTTELNGVFYRTPTPDAVKGWREQTGRDFVFAWKASKFITHWKRLSERSVNSLELLEDRISRLGGKAGPILFQLPPQFQADADRLASFFKLLSRKRRYSFEFRHPSWYQPRILKMLADENISLCLSDHHDAPAPWKRTADFVYVRGHGPGGRYHGHYTRATLAQWAKRIKSWKRQGCDVYVYFDNDQKSAAPADAKALKQLL, from the coding sequence ATGGCGCGCGTTCTGGTCGGAACTTCGGGCTGGCATTACGACTCCTGGCGCGGCCCGTTCTTCCCAGAAGGCGTAACGCTGAAGCAGCAGCTGCGCTACTACGCCGGACAGTTCGACACGACAGAGCTGAACGGTGTGTTCTACCGCACGCCGACGCCTGACGCGGTGAAAGGCTGGCGCGAGCAGACCGGCCGCGACTTCGTCTTCGCCTGGAAAGCGTCGAAATTCATCACGCACTGGAAGCGCCTGTCGGAGCGCTCCGTCAACAGCCTCGAGCTGCTGGAGGACCGCATCTCTCGGCTCGGCGGCAAGGCCGGCCCGATCCTGTTCCAGCTGCCGCCGCAATTCCAGGCGGATGCGGACCGCCTCGCGTCCTTCTTCAAGCTGTTGTCGCGGAAACGGCGTTACAGCTTCGAATTCCGGCATCCGAGCTGGTATCAGCCGCGCATCCTCAAAATGCTGGCGGACGAGAACATCTCGCTGTGCCTGTCCGACCATCACGACGCGCCGGCGCCCTGGAAGCGCACCGCGGATTTCGTCTATGTCCGCGGACACGGGCCGGGCGGGCGCTATCACGGGCACTATACCAGGGCGACGCTGGCGCAATGGGCGAAGCGCATCAAGTCGTGGAAGCGGCAGGGCTGCGACGTCTATGTCTATTTCGACAACGACCAGAAGAGCGCGGCGCCCGCGGACGCCAAGGCGTTGAAGCAGCTGCTCTAG
- a CDS encoding CaiB/BaiF CoA transferase family protein codes for MGGVLEGVRVLDFGRYIAGPYCATLLAEFGAEVIRVEKREGSEDRFVAPVGEGGEGALFLQVNRNKKCITLDPMKPEGQEVMRRLVATADVVVANLPPQTLRAMKLDYESLKAIKPDIILTTATAFGGPGPWSDRVGFDGVGQVMSGSVYMTGTGDPPYRAAVNWVDFGTALHCAFGTLAALIERGKSGRGQIVEGALLATALSFTNATLIEQAVINVNRVPTGNLGQTAAPADIYRTRDGWVLCQVTGHPLFKRWARLMGEEEVWLNDARFADDISRGNNGAIISERMARWCAGRTTQEAVDALGQAMIPTGPVLSPQQALDHPHIRAAGFLQDVDYPGLPKPAPVTRAAVRLSETPGDITSRPPTLGEHTDRVLAELGYDAAAIAALRQSGVI; via the coding sequence ATGGGAGGAGTTCTGGAGGGTGTGCGCGTGCTCGATTTCGGGCGCTATATCGCCGGGCCCTATTGCGCGACCTTGCTGGCCGAATTCGGTGCCGAGGTCATTCGCGTGGAGAAGCGCGAGGGCAGCGAGGATCGGTTCGTGGCGCCGGTCGGCGAAGGCGGCGAGGGCGCGCTGTTCCTCCAGGTCAACCGCAACAAGAAGTGCATCACGCTCGATCCGATGAAGCCGGAGGGGCAGGAGGTGATGCGCCGGCTGGTTGCGACCGCGGACGTCGTCGTCGCCAATCTGCCGCCGCAGACCCTGCGCGCGATGAAGCTCGACTATGAGTCCTTGAAGGCGATCAAGCCCGACATCATCCTGACGACCGCAACCGCGTTCGGCGGCCCGGGACCCTGGTCCGACCGGGTCGGCTTCGACGGCGTCGGGCAGGTCATGTCGGGGTCGGTGTACATGACCGGCACTGGCGATCCGCCGTACCGCGCCGCGGTGAACTGGGTCGATTTCGGCACCGCGCTGCATTGTGCGTTCGGCACGCTCGCCGCGCTGATCGAGCGCGGCAAATCCGGGCGGGGGCAGATCGTCGAGGGCGCGCTGCTCGCAACCGCGTTGTCCTTCACCAACGCGACGCTGATCGAGCAGGCTGTGATCAACGTCAATCGCGTGCCGACGGGCAATCTCGGCCAGACCGCAGCGCCCGCCGATATCTACCGCACCCGGGACGGCTGGGTGCTGTGCCAGGTCACCGGGCATCCGCTGTTCAAGCGCTGGGCGCGGCTGATGGGCGAGGAGGAGGTGTGGCTGAACGATGCCCGCTTTGCCGACGACATCAGTCGCGGCAACAATGGCGCCATCATCAGCGAGCGGATGGCGCGCTGGTGCGCCGGGCGCACCACGCAGGAAGCCGTCGATGCGTTGGGCCAGGCCATGATTCCGACCGGGCCGGTCCTCTCACCGCAACAGGCGCTGGATCATCCGCACATCCGCGCCGCCGGCTTCCTGCAGGACGTCGACTATCCCGGCCTGCCGAAGCCCGCGCCGGTGACGCGTGCCGCCGTCCGGCTGTCGGAAACGCCGGGCGACATCACGAGCCGCCCGCCGACGCTCGGCGAGCACACCGATCGCGTCCTCGCCGAACTCGGCTATGACGCGGCTGCGATCGCGGCGCTTCGGCAAAGCGGTGTCATCTAG